The Lachnospiraceae bacterium oral taxon 500 genome window below encodes:
- a CDS encoding D-xylose ABC transporter ATP-binding protein (with RbsBCD acts to import ribose into the cell; RbsA contains 2 ATP-binding domain), translating to MKTDKILELVDIVKIFPGVKALDKVKMDVCAGEVHALCGENGAGKSTLMRIIAGAERPTSGKILLDGKEVRFASTKDAEKLGIAMIYQEFNMIPDMTVAENMYLGRYPVTKLGIIDKKKLNEDTAQELKKLNLPVHPKTKVRSLSVATAQMIEIAKCLSVGAKIIIMDEPTSALTNEETEILFRLIQELKAKGIAVIYISHRMDEIFQIADRITVFRDGKYIKTLPVKETNYDQVVALMVGKDITHLYPERETHSAKVAFAVKNLTGQGVHGISFQVQEGEILGITGLLGAGMIELAKLIYGAMPAEKGEIWLEQRPLQIQSPMQALKNEIAFVSDDRKQEGLVLERDIKENSSMIALGLGYFLKAGIIDKKKEKTSVQADIKKLAIKCHGMSQKTGNLSGGNQQKVVLAKVLKSSPKICILAEPTRGVDIGAKAEIYQLMNEMTKEGKSILLISSDLPEVIGMSDRILVMREGRSVLLLDRPDFSQERILAYASGGITDEGQ from the coding sequence ATGAAAACGGATAAGATATTGGAGCTGGTGGACATTGTAAAGATCTTTCCGGGGGTAAAGGCGCTGGATAAAGTAAAAATGGACGTCTGCGCCGGAGAAGTCCATGCCTTGTGCGGAGAAAACGGAGCCGGCAAATCCACTTTGATGAGAATCATTGCCGGTGCAGAAAGACCGACATCCGGTAAGATTTTGCTGGACGGCAAGGAAGTCCGTTTTGCTTCAACCAAAGATGCTGAAAAATTGGGGATTGCCATGATTTATCAGGAATTTAACATGATTCCCGATATGACGGTGGCGGAAAATATGTATTTGGGCAGGTACCCGGTTACAAAACTGGGAATAATCGATAAAAAAAAGCTGAATGAAGATACCGCCCAGGAGCTTAAAAAATTAAATCTGCCGGTTCATCCCAAAACCAAGGTCCGCAGTTTAAGCGTCGCCACCGCCCAAATGATCGAGATTGCCAAATGTTTAAGTGTCGGCGCTAAAATTATTATTATGGATGAGCCGACATCAGCTCTGACCAATGAGGAAACAGAGATTTTGTTCCGATTGATTCAGGAATTAAAGGCCAAAGGGATTGCGGTGATTTATATTTCACATCGAATGGATGAAATTTTTCAAATCGCCGACCGGATTACGGTCTTTCGCGACGGCAAATATATTAAGACCTTGCCGGTCAAAGAAACCAATTATGATCAGGTGGTGGCGCTGATGGTCGGTAAGGATATTACGCATTTGTACCCGGAGCGCGAGACCCATTCCGCGAAGGTGGCTTTTGCAGTCAAAAATCTGACCGGGCAGGGGGTGCATGGGATTTCTTTTCAGGTGCAGGAAGGCGAGATCTTAGGGATTACCGGACTTTTAGGTGCGGGCATGATTGAACTGGCCAAGCTGATTTATGGGGCGATGCCGGCGGAAAAAGGCGAGATTTGGCTAGAGCAGAGACCGCTTCAGATTCAAAGTCCGATGCAGGCGCTGAAAAATGAAATTGCTTTTGTATCCGATGACCGCAAGCAGGAAGGCCTGGTACTGGAACGCGATATCAAGGAGAACAGTTCAATGATTGCTTTGGGGCTGGGATATTTTTTAAAGGCCGGCATCATTGATAAGAAAAAAGAAAAGACGTCGGTTCAGGCCGATATTAAAAAGTTAGCAATTAAATGTCACGGTATGAGCCAAAAAACCGGTAATTTAAGCGGCGGCAATCAGCAAAAGGTGGTGCTGGCCAAGGTGCTGAAAAGTTCGCCCAAGATTTGTATTTTGGCGGAGCCGACTAGGGGCGTGGATATCGGTGCCAAAGCTGAGATTTATCAATTAATGAATGAGATGACCAAAGAAGGCAAAAGTATTCTTTTAATTTCCAGTGATTTACCGGAAGTGATTGGTATGTCTGACCGGATTTTGGTAATGAGAGAGGGACGCTCGGTTTTGTTGCTGGATAGACCGGATTTTTCACAGGAGCGGATATTGGCCTATGCTTCGGGAGGGATTACAGATGAAGGACAATAG
- a CDS encoding ribose ABC transporter permease, with protein sequence MLREGLQMKDNRKIRLTEIVNLYRSVLILIIISLVASIASPAFFSIGNIFNVIRQIAMAGIVGCGMTFVILLGGIDLSVGSIVGLAGVIAAGVLRDTGNVALALVLALIVGILCGAVNGLIISQFSIPPFIATLGMMTLLRGCILVYTNGSPIPIKSDAYKFIGKGDLLGGIPVPILILFVVYAIAHFILSNTRFGRYIYALGGSREASRLSGINVQKIEWMVYIISGILSAITGVILTARLGSAQSTNGEGIEMDAIAAVILGGTSMSGGTGFVLPTVIGAMIMGIIDNILTLMNVNPHATKIVKGAVILAAVLIDRKLKDVSVKTVVMEEATTDAKHNN encoded by the coding sequence ATGCTTCGGGAGGGATTACAGATGAAGGACAATAGAAAAATAAGATTAACGGAAATCGTCAATTTATATCGTTCGGTTTTGATTTTAATTATTATCTCTCTGGTTGCTTCAATCGCTTCGCCTGCTTTTTTTAGCATAGGGAATATTTTTAATGTCATCCGGCAGATTGCCATGGCCGGAATTGTCGGCTGTGGTATGACCTTTGTGATTCTGCTCGGCGGGATTGATCTGTCGGTCGGCTCAATTGTGGGACTGGCCGGAGTGATTGCCGCTGGGGTTTTGCGTGATACTGGAAATGTAGCGCTGGCACTAGTTCTGGCCCTGATTGTCGGGATCCTGTGTGGAGCGGTGAATGGTCTGATTATTTCTCAGTTTTCGATTCCGCCGTTCATTGCTACTTTGGGAATGATGACACTGCTCAGGGGCTGCATTTTAGTCTATACCAACGGTTCTCCGATTCCGATCAAGTCTGATGCCTATAAGTTTATCGGCAAGGGCGATTTGCTGGGCGGGATTCCGGTTCCGATCTTGATTTTATTTGTAGTTTACGCGATCGCACACTTTATTTTATCCAATACCCGGTTCGGCCGCTATATTTATGCACTGGGCGGCAGCCGGGAAGCCAGCCGTTTATCGGGCATCAATGTGCAGAAGATTGAATGGATGGTATATATTATCAGCGGTATTTTAAGCGCGATTACCGGTGTGATTTTGACAGCCCGGCTGGGGTCGGCGCAGTCAACCAACGGAGAAGGTATTGAAATGGACGCGATTGCCGCTGTTATTCTGGGCGGAACATCGATGAGCGGCGGAACGGGATTTGTCCTGCCGACGGTTATCGGTGCGATGATCATGGGTATTATTGATAATATTTTGACGCTTATGAACGTCAATCCACACGCAACAAAAATAGTAAAGGGGGCGGTAATTTTAGCGGCAGTGCTGATTGACAGGAAGTTAAAGGATGTTTCGGTTAAGACAGTGGTAATGGAAGAAGCGACAACAGATGCAAAACATAACAATTAA
- a CDS encoding D-ribose ABC transporter substrate-binding protein codes for MKKILAVVLAMVIGAAMTGCGGQTQTPTQPQTQTEKQDQKQTQTENKQYKVGLSMNTQTNPFFVTVVEGCKKAAEEKGMEIFVTDAQDDAATQMKDIENLITKQVDVMIIDPCDSDAIVAAVEACNNAKIPVFTMDRESKGGEVVAHIGYDAIKSGKMAGEFLAKALNGKGNVVELQGIMGTNVAQNRSEGFNSIMKENPDIKIVACQTANFDRSQGMSVMENILQANEKIDGLYAANDEMLLGALEAIQAAGRQDEIIMIGCDALDETLAGIKEGKINATIAEPPFFLGKAMINTAYDYLNGQKIETRVILENQLVDKNNIDTIKTRD; via the coding sequence ATGAAAAAAATATTGGCAGTTGTTTTAGCGATGGTGATTGGAGCAGCGATGACCGGTTGCGGCGGGCAGACACAGACACCAACCCAGCCGCAGACGCAAACGGAAAAGCAAGATCAAAAGCAAACCCAAACCGAAAATAAGCAGTATAAGGTTGGATTATCAATGAATACCCAAACCAATCCGTTTTTCGTAACGGTGGTTGAGGGCTGCAAAAAAGCGGCGGAAGAAAAGGGCATGGAAATTTTTGTAACTGATGCGCAGGATGATGCCGCTACCCAAATGAAGGACATTGAAAACCTGATCACCAAGCAAGTTGACGTTATGATCATTGATCCTTGCGATTCCGATGCAATTGTAGCGGCAGTGGAAGCCTGCAACAATGCGAAGATCCCGGTATTCACCATGGACAGAGAATCCAAGGGCGGCGAAGTTGTTGCTCATATCGGCTATGATGCCATTAAATCCGGGAAAATGGCCGGTGAGTTTTTAGCCAAGGCTTTAAATGGCAAAGGCAATGTGGTTGAGCTGCAAGGCATTATGGGCACCAATGTTGCCCAAAATCGGTCGGAAGGCTTTAATTCAATTATGAAGGAAAACCCCGATATTAAAATTGTTGCTTGCCAAACCGCTAATTTTGACCGGTCGCAGGGTATGTCGGTTATGGAAAATATTTTACAGGCCAATGAAAAAATTGATGGGTTGTATGCCGCTAACGATGAAATGCTGCTGGGCGCACTGGAAGCAATTCAGGCGGCCGGTCGTCAGGATGAAATCATTATGATTGGCTGCGATGCGCTGGATGAAACTTTGGCCGGTATCAAAGAGGGTAAGATTAATGCTACGATTGCCGAGCCGCCGTTTTTCTTAGGAAAAGCCATGATCAATACGGCTTATGATTATTTGAACGGTCAAAAAATAGAAACCAGAGTTATCCTGGAAAATCAGCTGGTGGATAAGAACAACATAGATACTATTAAGACCAGAGATTAA
- a CDS encoding chemotaxis protein produces MKGTVVRIWITTLHKLYNKEEVNRVLKSVSFDPDRAISPLEDISDQTVDSIMTAVAKNYGMAKADLWKTIGRNNIGTFYEMYPIFFKKANMFSFLCSLNNIHQVVRKRIPGSRPAVLNMEIVGRQEATLTYLSKRNMYDYLLGLLEGTKEFFKEKVDIQVADKADGRMVLKLRFEYELLEEKNFAFSKALSLGFVKNQTVKLLLFTLLLGLPTAFLVREPWLAVGLTAGYAGLGSFLLTRPAAQVKEEVMRLIKKDYVPSRMIKTADEYEDLFRTVVDYKESFAEGFIDLSSMTGEMKSFSMDLISIAKTMEETSHKITDLMQQLYAHATEQSQSTRNNVSVLTDGAEQIIRLSEKEMTNKVEIERAIQTTTDSFANLSDTTRDLAEMRAKFEVLNKNSDKLKIKGKETEEIASFVSEIAYQTNLLALNASIEAARAGELGEGFAVVAEEVRKLAQNSEQAASRIKENISSFLSDIEAMVADIHEQNEILEKGTGTIHEAIQNNQNAKAEMDGVAIKMAESAVELEERSLNLSDIVEQMQALSDSSTENAELARTADSEVSTYTEQLKQLTENVRNFEGMIVTFHKMLEEYRL; encoded by the coding sequence ATGAAGGGAACAGTTGTACGGATATGGATCACTACATTACACAAATTATATAATAAAGAAGAAGTTAACCGGGTTTTGAAGAGCGTTTCGTTTGATCCGGACAGAGCAATCTCACCGTTGGAGGATATTTCCGATCAGACGGTAGACAGTATCATGACAGCGGTTGCGAAGAATTACGGGATGGCGAAAGCCGACCTTTGGAAAACAATCGGCCGGAATAATATCGGAACTTTCTATGAAATGTATCCTATTTTCTTCAAAAAGGCCAATATGTTTTCATTTCTTTGTTCTTTAAATAATATTCATCAGGTTGTCCGGAAACGAATTCCGGGTTCGCGGCCGGCCGTTTTAAATATGGAAATCGTTGGCCGGCAGGAAGCGACTTTGACTTACCTGTCCAAGCGGAATATGTATGATTATTTGTTGGGCCTGCTGGAAGGAACCAAGGAATTTTTTAAAGAAAAAGTGGATATTCAGGTGGCAGACAAAGCCGATGGCAGAATGGTTTTAAAGCTCCGGTTTGAATATGAATTGCTGGAGGAAAAAAACTTTGCCTTTTCGAAAGCGCTGTCGCTGGGTTTTGTTAAAAATCAGACGGTTAAGCTGCTGCTTTTTACGCTGCTGCTGGGGTTGCCGACTGCTTTTTTGGTCAGAGAGCCGTGGCTGGCTGTCGGGCTGACGGCAGGATATGCGGGACTGGGCAGTTTTCTCCTGACCCGGCCGGCAGCACAGGTAAAGGAAGAAGTGATGAGACTAATCAAAAAAGACTATGTCCCCAGCCGGATGATAAAAACGGCCGATGAATACGAAGACCTTTTTCGGACAGTGGTGGATTATAAGGAAAGCTTTGCCGAAGGCTTTATTGACTTATCCAGCATGACCGGTGAAATGAAATCTTTTTCGATGGATTTGATTTCCATTGCTAAGACGATGGAGGAAACCAGCCATAAAATTACAGATTTGATGCAGCAGCTTTATGCCCATGCGACCGAGCAGTCGCAAAGCACGCGCAACAATGTATCAGTTTTGACTGACGGTGCCGAACAGATCATCCGTTTATCGGAAAAAGAAATGACCAACAAAGTCGAAATTGAGAGAGCGATTCAAACGACAACGGATTCGTTTGCTAATCTGAGCGATACAACGCGGGATTTGGCGGAAATGCGGGCAAAGTTTGAGGTTTTAAACAAAAACAGCGATAAGTTAAAGATTAAGGGTAAGGAAACCGAAGAGATTGCCTCCTTTGTATCGGAAATTGCTTATCAGACCAATCTTTTGGCACTGAACGCTTCGATTGAGGCCGCCCGGGCAGGCGAGCTGGGAGAAGGCTTTGCCGTGGTGGCGGAAGAAGTCCGAAAGCTGGCGCAGAACTCGGAACAGGCTGCCAGCCGGATTAAGGAAAATATCAGCAGCTTTTTAAGCGATATTGAAGCAATGGTAGCTGATATCCATGAGCAGAATGAGATTTTGGAAAAAGGCACCGGCACGATTCATGAAGCGATTCAGAACAATCAAAACGCCAAAGCGGAAATGGACGGCGTGGCCATTAAAATGGCGGAGTCAGCCGTAGAACTGGAAGAGCGGTCTCTTAATTTAAGCGATATCGTTGAGCAAATGCAGGCGCTGAGTGATTCTTCGACCGAAAATGCGGAATTAGCCAGAACTGCCGACAGCGAAGTCAGCACCTATACCGAGCAATTAAAGCAGTTGACGGAGAATGTGCGTAATTTCGAGGGAATGATTGTCACATTCCATAAAATGTTGGAAGAGTATAGGCTATAA
- a CDS encoding short-chain dehydrogenase, whose product MEGGRSIVKPSIIITGGSNGIGRALALTYAAHSYFVYTLSRSNPHWQQPNLKHICCDVTSPEQLAQAAKTIQSEGRPVQQLICCAGYGIAGPTEGTELSAAKQQFDVNFFGVFLTIQEFLPLLKPSRGKIILISSAAGELAIPFQSFYSASKAAANKLLEAWQLELRPFGIQVSTFLLGDTKTGFTAARQKSMTFHPQYQQAYVRSIAKMEYDEQHGLSPEATAACIYRRCQKAKLPPVQTVGWQYHLFLLLQRLLPRRLVLFLIARLYA is encoded by the coding sequence ATGGAAGGGGGGAGAAGTATCGTGAAACCAAGCATTATTATCACCGGCGGCAGCAATGGCATCGGCCGGGCACTGGCTCTGACTTACGCCGCTCATTCTTATTTTGTATATACTTTAAGCCGCAGTAATCCGCATTGGCAGCAGCCGAATTTAAAACATATTTGCTGCGATGTAACCAGCCCGGAACAACTGGCGCAAGCCGCCAAAACCATCCAATCCGAAGGGCGGCCGGTTCAGCAGTTGATTTGTTGCGCCGGATACGGAATCGCCGGGCCGACGGAAGGTACGGAACTAAGTGCCGCCAAACAACAGTTTGATGTCAATTTTTTTGGGGTTTTTCTGACGATACAGGAGTTTTTGCCTTTATTAAAGCCAAGCCGCGGCAAAATCATTCTGATCAGCTCGGCCGCCGGTGAATTGGCTATCCCCTTCCAGAGCTTTTATTCCGCTTCCAAAGCAGCAGCCAATAAACTGTTAGAGGCCTGGCAGCTGGAACTTCGCCCGTTCGGTATTCAAGTTTCTACCTTTTTGCTGGGGGATACCAAAACCGGCTTTACCGCCGCCCGGCAAAAAAGCATGACTTTTCATCCTCAATATCAACAAGCATATGTCCGCTCCATCGCTAAAATGGAATATGACGAACAACATGGTCTCAGCCCGGAAGCAACAGCTGCCTGTATTTACCGGCGCTGTCAAAAAGCAAAGCTGCCGCCTGTGCAGACCGTCGGCTGGCAGTATCATTTGTTCCTGCTGCTGCAAAGACTGCTGCCCCGGCGATTGGTTCTCTTTTTGATCGCGCGGCTGTATGCCTGA
- a CDS encoding phosphatase PAP2 family protein, which translates to MVLLQEMDADVLMWLQENLRQEGLDRVFSFFTRLGNNGELWIALLVVLFIIPPFRRMALTAAASLISSALLVEFVIKPLVARVRPYVTVEGLFSLVGPERSYSFPSGHSATAFAVAYVLARMLPVKYGAPILLLAALMAFSRLYVGVHYPTDVLVGVMVGASVGETCYQIQKALDRSRVKE; encoded by the coding sequence ATGGTATTATTACAGGAAATGGATGCGGATGTCTTGATGTGGTTACAGGAAAACCTTCGGCAGGAGGGACTGGATCGAGTTTTTTCTTTTTTTACCCGGCTAGGCAATAACGGTGAACTTTGGATCGCGCTGCTGGTAGTTCTTTTTATTATTCCGCCCTTTCGGCGGATGGCGCTGACGGCAGCAGCTTCCCTGATCAGCAGCGCTTTGCTGGTTGAATTTGTGATCAAGCCCTTGGTGGCCAGAGTACGGCCCTATGTAACGGTCGAGGGTTTGTTTAGCCTGGTCGGTCCGGAAAGAAGCTATTCTTTTCCATCCGGCCACAGTGCAACGGCCTTTGCCGTGGCCTATGTCCTGGCGCGGATGCTGCCGGTTAAGTACGGCGCCCCGATCCTCCTGCTGGCTGCTTTGATGGCCTTCTCCCGACTGTATGTCGGCGTACATTATCCGACGGATGTGCTGGTCGGAGTGATGGTTGGTGCTTCGGTCGGTGAAACCTGTTATCAGATTCAAAAAGCGCTTGATCGCTCCCGAGTTAAGGAATAA
- a CDS encoding peptidase → MGYYIDPYYLMLVLPALLLAMIAQWSVQSAVRKYSKIGNMEGMTGADAARLILNKNGIYDVAVTNVSGNLTDHYDPSSKTVRLSEGVFASRSLAAVAIAAHETGHAIQHARGYKPLVLRTLCYPVANIGSSFGMPMAIFGLMFSIPFLVQLGIILFSLAVLFYIITLPVEINASTRAIACIREENILAPEELGGAKKVLTAAAMTYVASAAVAIANLLRLILLANNRRRD, encoded by the coding sequence ATGGGTTATTATATTGATCCTTATTATTTGATGTTAGTGCTGCCGGCACTGCTGCTGGCGATGATCGCTCAATGGTCGGTGCAGTCGGCGGTTCGGAAATATTCCAAAATCGGCAATATGGAAGGGATGACCGGAGCGGACGCGGCGCGCCTGATCTTAAACAAAAACGGAATATATGATGTGGCGGTAACAAATGTCAGCGGCAATTTAACCGATCATTATGATCCGTCGTCAAAAACGGTGCGGCTTTCGGAAGGCGTTTTTGCTTCCCGCTCGCTGGCGGCGGTGGCGATTGCCGCCCATGAAACCGGCCATGCCATTCAGCATGCGCGGGGCTATAAGCCTTTGGTGCTTAGAACACTGTGCTATCCGGTGGCAAATATCGGCTCCAGTTTTGGCATGCCGATGGCAATTTTTGGCTTGATGTTCAGTATTCCTTTTTTGGTTCAGCTGGGGATCATCTTGTTTTCTTTGGCGGTATTATTTTATATTATTACGCTGCCGGTGGAAATCAATGCTTCGACTCGGGCGATTGCCTGCATTCGGGAGGAAAATATTTTAGCACCGGAGGAACTGGGCGGGGCGAAAAAGGTATTGACGGCAGCCGCCATGACCTATGTTGCTTCCGCGGCGGTAGCGATTGCCAACCTTTTGCGGCTGATTCTTTTGGCCAATAATCGGCGGCGGGATTGA
- a CDS encoding histidine--tRNA ligase, whose translation MLTNAPRGTYDLYGEKLNRTRALEETIRQLCADYGYSEIRTPIFEHTELFARGMGEGTDVVQKEMYTFEDKKGRSITLKPEGTAGTVRAYLENKLYADIQPVKLFYITPAFRYEKPQAGRLRQFHQFGVELLGAEHPLADAEVIALGYRLLQRAGLKKVVLHLNSLGGAESAAAYKKELLRFLQGAQDQLCPTCRQRMEKNPLRVLDCKEEGCKQMVKEAPRMLDYLTERDAAHFAEVQALLQVMEVPFVIDPQIVRGLDYYTGTVFEFVSEEIGAQSTICGGGRYDNLVSEIGGAPTSAVGFGVGMERLLMTMEAELAPAESAPTCDLFIGYMGEAAMKEAVKWTARLREKHISAVMDLNARSVKAQMKYANKLGAKYAFVLGESELESGQLKLKEMASGQEIPLRLTELESYLLKAERKA comes from the coding sequence ATGTTGACAAATGCACCACGAGGAACCTATGACCTCTATGGGGAAAAATTGAACAGAACCAGAGCGCTGGAAGAAACCATCCGGCAGCTTTGCGCTGATTATGGTTATTCCGAAATTCGAACGCCCATCTTTGAACATACCGAGTTATTTGCCCGCGGAATGGGTGAGGGGACGGATGTCGTTCAAAAGGAAATGTATACTTTTGAAGATAAAAAAGGCCGCTCCATTACTTTAAAACCGGAAGGCACGGCCGGGACGGTGCGGGCATATCTGGAGAATAAGCTTTATGCCGATATTCAGCCGGTTAAGCTGTTTTATATCACACCGGCCTTTCGCTATGAAAAGCCGCAGGCCGGGCGGCTAAGGCAATTCCATCAGTTTGGTGTGGAACTCCTTGGAGCGGAGCATCCGCTGGCGGATGCGGAGGTGATTGCTCTCGGCTACCGGCTGCTGCAGCGGGCGGGGCTTAAAAAAGTGGTTTTGCATCTCAACAGTTTAGGCGGGGCGGAATCAGCCGCCGCCTATAAAAAAGAACTGCTTCGCTTTTTGCAGGGCGCACAGGATCAGCTTTGTCCGACCTGCCGGCAGCGCATGGAAAAGAATCCTTTGCGGGTGCTGGACTGCAAAGAAGAAGGCTGTAAACAGATGGTAAAAGAGGCGCCGCGGATGCTGGATTACCTGACAGAGCGGGACGCTGCACATTTTGCCGAGGTTCAGGCGCTTTTGCAGGTCATGGAAGTGCCTTTTGTGATTGATCCCCAGATTGTGCGCGGGCTGGATTATTATACGGGAACGGTTTTTGAGTTTGTGTCCGAGGAAATTGGCGCTCAGTCAACGATTTGCGGCGGCGGCCGATATGATAATTTAGTCTCTGAGATTGGCGGCGCACCGACGTCGGCAGTTGGCTTCGGCGTAGGAATGGAACGGCTGCTGATGACGATGGAAGCCGAACTGGCTCCGGCTGAGAGTGCACCGACTTGTGATTTGTTTATCGGCTATATGGGCGAAGCGGCGATGAAAGAGGCGGTTAAATGGACAGCCCGGCTGCGGGAAAAGCATATTTCGGCGGTAATGGACTTAAATGCCCGCTCGGTTAAGGCGCAAATGAAATACGCCAACAAGCTGGGGGCGAAGTATGCTTTTGTTTTAGGCGAATCGGAACTGGAAAGCGGACAGTTGAAGCTGAAAGAAATGGCTAGCGGCCAGGAAATTCCGCTGCGGCTGACGGAGCTGGAAAGCTATTTGTTAAAGGCAGAAAGAAAAGCCTGA